One window of Dysgonomonas mossii genomic DNA carries:
- a CDS encoding threonine aldolase family protein, translated as MKYSFANDYSEGCHPSVLNALVESNLVQQSGYGDDEYTQRATKMIAELTHKPNVGVHLIAGGTLANLVVLSSILRPFESVVAPTTGHIYVNETGAIEATGHKVEAASTVDGKLRPQDIKPFLNKLRGHHVVRTRAVYISNSTELGTIYTKQELSDLYSFCKENDLILFMDGARLPMALAAESNDMTLADIAAFTDVFYIGGTKCGALLGEAVVITNPELDKDFKYHLKQRGALTAKGRVMGVQFDQLLQGNLIFDLAAHANKMAAKMATAFKALDYTMLIDSDTNQIFPILTNEMISRLQKDYSFLTWSVVDDNHSAMRFITSWATPEFIVDEFIEDLKKL; from the coding sequence ATGAAGTATAGTTTCGCGAATGATTACTCTGAAGGATGCCACCCTTCTGTGTTAAATGCTCTTGTAGAAAGCAATCTCGTACAACAATCCGGGTATGGAGATGATGAATATACGCAGCGTGCAACTAAGATGATTGCAGAATTAACACACAAACCGAATGTCGGAGTACATTTGATAGCTGGCGGAACTTTGGCAAATTTAGTCGTTTTATCTTCTATTCTGCGCCCTTTTGAGTCTGTTGTGGCTCCTACAACCGGGCATATTTATGTAAATGAAACTGGAGCAATAGAGGCAACCGGACATAAAGTAGAAGCTGCATCAACTGTCGATGGAAAGTTGCGTCCACAGGATATTAAACCCTTCTTGAATAAGCTTCGCGGACATCATGTTGTTCGTACAAGAGCTGTTTATATCTCTAATTCTACCGAATTGGGAACTATATATACAAAGCAAGAATTATCTGATCTTTATTCTTTCTGCAAAGAAAATGATTTGATTTTGTTTATGGATGGCGCTCGTTTGCCTATGGCTTTGGCTGCTGAATCTAACGATATGACTTTAGCTGATATTGCAGCTTTCACTGATGTATTTTATATTGGTGGTACAAAATGTGGAGCTCTGTTAGGAGAGGCAGTTGTTATAACAAACCCTGAGTTGGACAAAGATTTCAAATATCACCTTAAGCAGCGAGGTGCTCTTACTGCAAAGGGTAGGGTGATGGGTGTGCAATTTGATCAACTACTCCAAGGTAACCTGATCTTTGATTTAGCAGCCCACGCAAATAAAATGGCTGCGAAAATGGCTACTGCATTCAAGGCTTTAGACTATACTATGCTGATAGACTCTGATACCAACCAAATATTCCCAATCTTAACGAATGAAATGATAAGTCGTCTGCAAAAAGACTATTCTTTTCTTACATGGAGTGTTGTTGATGATAATCATTCTGCAATGAGATTTATTACTTCCTGGGCTACTCCTGAGTTTATTGTAGATGAGTTTATCGAAGATCTGAAGAAGTTATAA
- a CDS encoding M23 family metallopeptidase, which produces MKKILIFLSLIYAFSSVAQNTYRSPLDIPLILSANFGELRPNHFHSGIDLKTERVVNKPVYAMEDGYVSRISISASGYGLALYIDYPSTGQTSVYGHLNKFAPKISKYIKDKQYERESFHIDITLGKEEIPVKKGELVAYSGNTGSSGGPHVHFEIRNTANQIAIDPLEYYKDAITDTQAPKIKGIAIYPINEKGAVDFSRHPYHRNISMLKNGAYATLKDTAEVWGKIGFGVYANDRMDGTPNIYGVKKVRLFCDDKEIFSSNLSHVDFKQTRMINSMTDFDYWSRRRIFYQKSYIEPGNKLPFYKSVNNGHIDIKEERVYNLRYELEDMYGNQTNYSFSVKGREQTIPQKRTCTQRMVWNQDNNYSTESFSITIPKEYLYDDLCFMLKKIPSAKHLADLHKVNDTHVPLQDYCNITIKLKKDTLSNKSQYGIVRLKGNNEVWIGGTYKEGKIIGRIRELGNTYTINADTKAPTITPIQPERWARHATIRIKLSDNLSGIASYKGTINGAFVLFENDVKSPIYSYKFDSSRLKKGQMQKLVFTATDKCGNTSTYRYEFKY; this is translated from the coding sequence ATGAAGAAAATTTTAATATTTTTATCCCTTATATATGCATTTAGCTCTGTAGCGCAAAACACCTACAGGTCTCCACTTGATATACCGCTAATTCTCAGTGCTAACTTCGGAGAACTCAGACCAAACCATTTTCATTCCGGTATTGATCTAAAAACAGAAAGAGTCGTAAACAAACCTGTGTATGCTATGGAGGACGGATATGTATCCCGTATTTCTATTTCGGCATCGGGCTATGGACTTGCACTCTATATAGACTATCCTTCCACCGGACAAACAAGCGTATATGGACACCTCAATAAGTTTGCACCCAAGATATCAAAATACATAAAAGACAAACAATATGAGCGTGAAAGCTTCCACATAGACATCACATTAGGAAAAGAAGAAATACCGGTAAAAAAAGGTGAGCTTGTTGCCTATAGCGGAAATACAGGATCGTCAGGAGGACCACACGTACACTTTGAAATAAGAAACACTGCGAATCAAATAGCTATCGACCCTTTGGAGTATTACAAAGATGCTATAACAGACACACAAGCGCCTAAAATAAAAGGAATAGCTATATATCCTATAAATGAAAAAGGTGCAGTAGATTTTAGCCGTCATCCTTACCACAGAAATATTTCTATGCTAAAGAATGGAGCTTACGCCACATTAAAAGACACAGCAGAAGTATGGGGGAAAATTGGATTTGGAGTTTATGCGAATGACAGAATGGATGGTACTCCAAATATATATGGCGTAAAAAAAGTTAGACTGTTTTGTGACGACAAAGAAATATTTTCTTCTAATTTATCTCATGTCGATTTTAAGCAAACCCGGATGATTAATAGTATGACAGACTTCGATTATTGGAGCCGAAGGAGAATTTTCTATCAAAAATCTTACATTGAACCGGGCAATAAACTCCCTTTTTATAAATCGGTAAATAATGGGCATATTGATATAAAAGAAGAGCGAGTATACAATCTTCGCTACGAACTTGAAGATATGTATGGGAATCAAACAAACTATTCGTTCAGCGTAAAAGGGAGGGAGCAAACGATCCCTCAGAAGAGAACTTGCACACAACGAATGGTATGGAACCAGGATAATAACTATTCAACAGAATCATTCAGCATCACCATTCCTAAAGAATACCTCTATGATGACCTGTGTTTTATGCTAAAAAAAATTCCATCAGCGAAACATCTTGCTGACTTACACAAAGTAAATGACACACATGTTCCCTTGCAAGATTATTGCAACATTACAATAAAATTAAAGAAAGACACCTTATCCAATAAATCACAATATGGCATTGTACGCCTCAAGGGGAATAATGAAGTCTGGATAGGAGGAACATATAAAGAAGGAAAAATCATTGGACGAATAAGAGAACTTGGAAACACATACACCATTAACGCCGACACCAAAGCTCCGACAATCACACCCATTCAACCCGAAAGATGGGCAAGACATGCTACAATAAGAATCAAATTATCGGACAATCTCAGCGGTATAGCTTCATACAAAGGCACAATCAACGGCGCATTCGTATTGTTCGAAAACGATGTAAAATCTCCGATCTATTCTTATAAATTCGATTCTTCGCGACTGAAAAAGGGACAAATGCAAAAATTAGTATTCACAGCAACGGATAAGTGCGGAAACACTTCAACGTACCGGTATGAATTTAAGTATTAG